CAAAATTGCTTCTTCAATACTCATCATTTTCTCCTAAGCTTGCTCTAAATCAACCCAGCCAACAAATCACTAATTTCCCCTTGAATCCGCTGTCGATTATCATCATATTTCAGCAGCGTTTCAATACTCTTGTGCCTGCTCAACTTTTGTACTTTCCGCACGTCCAAACCCGCATCTAAACTAGCAGTAATACTAGAATGTCTCACCCGATGGGGACTCATCACCTTACTCACCCCCGCTCGTTGACAATAACCAACTACAATCAATCTAATTGCTTCCCCCGTTAACCGATGTCCAACAGACGCAAAAGCCAGAGAGACAAACAAAGGTGCATCAGCATCTAACTGACTATGCTCCACCCAATCTAATACGGCGACAGCAGTGGGACTTGCCAAATCTATCAATTCCTTTTGGTCGCCTCTGCCCTTACCTAAAATCCACAATTGATTCCTTGCTGCGTCAAAATCTCGCACATCCAATTGGCAGATTTCGCCCCGGCGCAGCGCATTATCCCAGAGTAACCGTAAGATAGCGTAATCTCGTTTCCCTTGTACGGTGGTCCGATCGCACAATGAAATCACCCGGCGATAATCGTTTGGCCCAATCCCGGTAGTATCCCGATAACTTTCTACCCTTTCCCCTTTGACA
The genomic region above belongs to Phormidium ambiguum IAM M-71 and contains:
- a CDS encoding tyrosine-type recombinase/integrase, encoding MTLTPTGFAPILPLERDIMQCLIEDKRSSNTKRAYATDLGYFFQFAYGSKPTPEMVKAFLSLSRRQAVSLVLQWKASMMSASLAEATVNRRLAAIKSLVRFAHEKFDACEWTLDAVKGERVESYRDTTGIGPNDYRRVISLCDRTTVQGKRDYAILRLLWDNALRRGEICQLDVRDFDAARNQLWILGKGRGDQKELIDLASPTAVAVLDWVEHSQLDADAPLFVSLAFASVGHRLTGEAIRLIVVGYCQRAGVSKVMSPHRVRHSSITASLDAGLDVRKVQKLSRHKSIETLLKYDDNRQRIQGEISDLLAGLI